The Micromonospora sp. WMMD961 genome has a segment encoding these proteins:
- a CDS encoding ABC transporter permease → MSTMAVPDIAVAPVDEGFWTRSRKVGLTLLALGLLAAVLFGALATDQQARFTLSDDAAGAALEINGTIGAILFGIITIAAGAALLAGVPKRWFLPVLGAGLVAFVLSFLCWQVSAAPAGQNFMPLVNIIRGTFILALPLIFGALAGVLCERSGVVNVAIEGQLLMGAFSGALFGSISGSVWVGLVAAALGGAFISLLLAVFAIRYLVDQVVMGIVLNLLAVGVTGFLYERLMQTDAAKYNSAPRFSNWEIPLLKDIPVLGPALFRGNIFLYLGLLLVLVIHIGLFRTRWGLRTRSVGEHPIAADTLGVKVLRVRYRNVLLAGVVAGIGGASYTLALYSFTKNMIGGKGFIALAALIFGRWNPTGALLAALFFGFADQLATYLGAISSSIPSQFLAMLPYLATILAVAGLVGRVRAPAADGKPYIKG, encoded by the coding sequence ATGTCCACCATGGCTGTCCCCGACATCGCCGTCGCGCCGGTCGACGAGGGCTTCTGGACCCGTAGCCGCAAGGTCGGCCTCACGTTGCTGGCGCTCGGCCTGCTGGCGGCGGTGCTCTTCGGCGCGCTCGCCACCGACCAGCAGGCCCGGTTCACGCTCAGCGACGACGCGGCCGGTGCCGCACTGGAGATCAACGGCACGATCGGGGCGATCCTGTTCGGGATCATCACGATCGCCGCCGGCGCGGCGCTGCTCGCCGGGGTGCCGAAGCGGTGGTTCCTTCCCGTGCTCGGGGCCGGACTTGTCGCCTTCGTGCTCTCGTTCCTCTGCTGGCAGGTCTCCGCCGCGCCAGCCGGGCAGAACTTCATGCCGCTGGTCAACATCATCCGGGGTACGTTCATCCTGGCCCTGCCGCTGATCTTCGGCGCGCTCGCCGGCGTGCTCTGCGAACGGTCCGGCGTGGTCAACGTGGCCATCGAGGGCCAACTGCTGATGGGCGCGTTCAGCGGGGCCCTGTTCGGCAGCATCTCCGGCAGCGTGTGGGTGGGCCTGGTCGCCGCCGCCCTCGGCGGCGCGTTCATCTCGCTGCTGCTGGCCGTCTTCGCCATCCGCTACCTGGTCGACCAGGTCGTGATGGGCATCGTGCTGAACCTGCTGGCGGTCGGCGTCACCGGCTTCCTCTACGAGCGGCTGATGCAGACCGACGCGGCGAAGTACAACAGCGCTCCCCGCTTCAGCAACTGGGAGATCCCGCTGCTGAAGGACATCCCGGTGCTCGGGCCGGCGCTGTTCCGCGGCAACATCTTCCTCTACCTCGGGCTGCTCCTGGTGCTGGTGATCCACATCGGGTTGTTCCGCACCCGGTGGGGTCTGCGTACCCGCTCGGTCGGCGAGCACCCGATCGCCGCCGACACGCTCGGCGTCAAGGTGCTGCGGGTCCGCTACCGCAACGTGCTGCTGGCCGGCGTGGTCGCCGGCATCGGCGGTGCGTCCTACACGCTGGCGCTCTACTCGTTCACCAAGAACATGATCGGCGGCAAGGGCTTCATCGCGCTCGCCGCGCTGATCTTCGGCCGGTGGAACCCGACCGGCGCGCTGCTCGCCGCGCTCTTCTTCGGTTTCGCCGACCAGCTCGCCACCTACCTCGGCGCGATCAGCAGCTCGATCCCCAGCCAGTTCCTGGCCATGCTGCCCTACCTCGCGACCATCCTGGCCGTCGCCGGGTTGGTCGGCCGAGTCCGGGCCCCGGCCGCCGACGGCAAGCCGTACATCAAGGGCTGA